From Mya arenaria isolate MELC-2E11 chromosome 1, ASM2691426v1, a single genomic window includes:
- the LOC128228219 gene encoding guanylate-binding protein 1-like translates to MCRPHPTQEGKVIVFLDTEGIDDPEKVDIQEDTWIFLIATLLCNVLVYNTKGVFDASHISKFRFLKVVHSNVTVAKGASEDDSFLDFFFPNLVLVLRDFGLESDISKEVFLEQRLMYKKGKSDSVNKFNEPRRLIRRYFKRRTCFDIPIPCTRPDQLESMPDSKIESDFLQRVNDLHQYLCECSPKKLISGKPVNGRSK, encoded by the exons ATGTGCAGACCTCATCCGACTCAAGAAGGGAAAGTTATTGTTTTTCTCGATACGGAGGGCATCGATGATCCAGAAAAG GTTGATATTCAGGAAGACACTTGGATATTCCTCATTGCAACATTGCTTTGCAATGTACTTGTCTACAATACAAAAGGCGTATTTGACGCATCACACATCAGCAAGTTCCG GTTTCTTAAAGTGGTTCATTCTAATGTGACGGTTGCAAAAGGTGCAAGTGAAGACGACAGTTTCCTTGACTTCTTTTTTCCGAATTTGGTTCTTGTTTTACGAGATTTTGGACTCGAATCCGATATATCGAAAGAGGTATTCCTTGAACAGCGATTAATGTACAAGAAGGGGAAATCGGATAGTGTTAATAAATTTAACGAACCAAGGCGTCTTATTCGAAGATATTTCAAGAGAAGGACATGCTTTGACATCCCTATCCCATGCACGAGGCCCGACCAATTGGAATCTATGCCGGATTCAAAGATTGAGTCCGATTTTCTGCAGCGGGTTAACGACTTGCACCAATACCTTTGCGAATGTAGCCCAAAGAAACTCATATCAGGAAAGCCTGTAAATGGAAGAAGTAAGTAA